A genomic window from Klebsiella quasipneumoniae subsp. quasipneumoniae includes:
- a CDS encoding MFS transporter encodes MAIETFAPQAGATPLRIRRVQKITLTLLFIAGIVNFLDRSSLSVAGEAIRADLGLSATEFGVLLSAFSLSYGFAQLPSGILLDRLGPRVVLGAGLIFWSAMQALTGMVNSFSHFILLRIGLGIGEAPFMPAGVKSINDWYAQRERGTAVGIFNSSTVLGQAIAPPALVIMQLAWGWRTMFVVIGLAGILVGLCWYVGYRNRRQFTLQEEEQRYLASEEAARPALKLSEWLALFKRRTTWGMILGFSGVNYTGWLYIAWLPGYLQAQQGLSLARTGWVAAIPFLAAAVGMWVNGLVVDALARRGYDLAKTRKTAIVAGLVLSALGTLLVVQSSTPTQAVAFISMALFCVHFAGTSAWGLVQVLVAEHKVASVAAIQNFGSFVFASFAPIVTGWVVDTTHSFNLALVIAAGVTFAGALCYFFIVKTRID; translated from the coding sequence ATGGCTATTGAGACATTTGCCCCACAGGCGGGCGCGACGCCGCTGCGCATCCGTCGGGTGCAGAAGATCACCCTGACGCTGCTGTTTATCGCCGGGATCGTTAACTTTCTTGACCGCTCTTCCCTGAGCGTCGCCGGGGAGGCGATACGCGCCGATCTGGGTCTGAGCGCCACCGAGTTCGGGGTGCTGCTCTCCGCTTTTTCGCTCTCCTATGGCTTCGCGCAACTGCCCTCGGGCATTTTGCTGGATCGCCTCGGACCGCGGGTTGTGCTGGGCGCCGGGCTGATATTCTGGTCTGCGATGCAGGCCCTGACCGGGATGGTCAATTCATTCTCGCATTTTATTCTGCTGCGCATTGGCCTCGGGATCGGTGAAGCGCCGTTTATGCCCGCCGGCGTGAAATCGATCAACGACTGGTATGCGCAAAGAGAGCGCGGCACGGCGGTGGGGATATTTAACTCCTCGACGGTGCTGGGGCAAGCCATTGCCCCTCCGGCCCTGGTCATCATGCAGCTGGCCTGGGGCTGGCGGACAATGTTTGTGGTGATTGGTTTGGCCGGTATTCTGGTCGGCCTGTGCTGGTATGTGGGATACCGTAACCGGCGGCAATTTACCCTCCAGGAGGAGGAGCAACGCTATCTGGCCAGCGAGGAGGCGGCCCGGCCGGCGCTGAAACTGAGCGAATGGCTGGCGCTGTTTAAACGGCGTACCACCTGGGGGATGATCCTCGGCTTCTCCGGGGTGAACTATACCGGCTGGCTGTATATCGCCTGGCTGCCCGGCTATTTGCAGGCTCAGCAGGGGTTAAGCCTGGCCCGCACCGGCTGGGTGGCGGCGATCCCGTTCCTCGCCGCGGCGGTGGGGATGTGGGTCAATGGTCTGGTGGTCGACGCCCTGGCGCGCAGAGGCTACGATCTGGCGAAAACCCGCAAAACGGCGATCGTTGCCGGTCTGGTGCTGTCGGCGCTGGGAACGCTGCTGGTGGTGCAATCGTCCACGCCGACCCAGGCGGTGGCGTTTATCTCCATGGCGCTGTTCTGCGTCCATTTCGCTGGCACCTCGGCCTGGGGATTGGTACAGGTGCTGGTGGCAGAGCATAAAGTGGCGTCGGTGGCGGCGATCCAGAACTTTGGCAGCTTTGTGTTTGCCTCCTTCGCGCCGATAGTCACCGGCTGGGTCGTGGATACCACCCATTCTTTCAATCTGGCGTTGGTGATCGCCGCCGGGGTGACCTTCGCCGGGGCGCTGTGCTACTTCTTTATCGTCAAAACCCGCATCGATTAA
- a CDS encoding YnfA family protein, which produces MVQRFVSFTNLLMLKTTLLFFATALCEIVGCYLPWLWLKRGATPLLLIPAGLALGLFVWLLTLHPTASGRVYAAYGGVYVCTALLWLRVVDGVKLTHYDWAGAAIALCGMLIIVAGWGRA; this is translated from the coding sequence ATAGTTCAACGCTTTGTCTCTTTTACGAATCTTTTAATGCTCAAAACAACGCTGCTGTTCTTTGCCACCGCCCTGTGTGAAATCGTCGGCTGCTATCTGCCGTGGCTATGGTTAAAGCGCGGGGCCACGCCGCTGCTGCTGATCCCCGCCGGCCTGGCTCTGGGGCTGTTTGTCTGGCTCCTGACGCTCCATCCGACCGCCAGCGGGCGGGTATATGCCGCCTACGGTGGCGTCTACGTTTGTACCGCATTGCTCTGGCTGCGGGTCGTTGATGGGGTCAAATTAACCCATTATGACTGGGCGGGCGCGGCCATCGCCCTGTGCGGCATGCTGATCATCGTGGCGGGCTGGGGACGAGCGTAA
- a CDS encoding DUF1283 family protein, producing the protein MNMTLNKRWCLTAILALSAVVYTSSSFAATDRLVIESGDSAQSRQQASMEKEQWNDTRSLRQKVNKRAEKEWDKTDVAFDAQDNCQKSANVNAYWEPNTLRCLDRRTGRAINP; encoded by the coding sequence ATGAACATGACACTGAACAAACGCTGGTGCCTGACCGCCATTCTGGCGTTAAGCGCCGTCGTCTATACCTCCAGCTCGTTCGCGGCCACCGACCGGCTGGTGATTGAGTCCGGCGACAGCGCGCAAAGCCGTCAGCAGGCGTCGATGGAAAAAGAGCAATGGAACGACACCCGCAGCCTGCGCCAGAAGGTGAACAAACGGGCGGAAAAAGAGTGGGACAAAACCGATGTCGCCTTTGACGCGCAGGATAACTGCCAGAAGAGCGCCAACGTCAATGCCTACTGGGAACCAAACACCCTGCGCTGCCTTGACCGCCGCACCGGCCGGGCGATCAATCCCTGA
- the speG gene encoding spermidine N1-acetyltransferase, producing MTDALHVRLRPLEREDLRFVHQLDNNASVMRYWFEEPYEAFVELSDLYDKHIHDQSERRFVIECNGDKAGLVELVEINHVHRRAEFQIIISPDFQGKGLATRAARLAMDYGFTVLNLYKLYLIVDKENEKAIHIYRKLGFMVEGELIHEFFINGEYRNTIRMCLFQHQYLAEHKTPGPSLLKPTAQ from the coding sequence ATGACCGACGCGCTACACGTCAGACTCCGCCCCCTTGAGCGCGAAGATTTGCGCTTTGTTCACCAGCTCGACAACAACGCCAGCGTGATGCGCTACTGGTTTGAAGAGCCCTATGAAGCCTTCGTTGAGCTTTCCGATCTGTACGATAAGCATATTCACGATCAAAGCGAGCGTCGCTTTGTGATCGAATGCAATGGCGATAAAGCCGGACTGGTGGAGCTGGTGGAAATCAACCATGTGCACCGCCGGGCCGAATTTCAGATCATCATCTCACCCGACTTCCAGGGAAAAGGCCTCGCCACCCGCGCCGCGCGGCTGGCGATGGACTATGGCTTTACCGTGCTCAATCTGTATAAGCTGTATCTGATTGTGGATAAAGAGAATGAAAAAGCGATCCATATTTACCGCAAGCTCGGCTTTATGGTCGAGGGTGAACTGATCCATGAGTTTTTCATTAACGGCGAGTACCGCAACACCATCCGCATGTGTCTGTTCCAGCATCAGTATCTGGCGGAACACAAAACGCCGGGCCCGTCTCTGCTGAAGCCGACGGCTCAGTAA
- a CDS encoding YnfC family lipoprotein encodes MKRLYWLIPAALLLTACDRESAPEAFTPEMASFSNEFEFDPLRGPVKDFSQTLLDEHDVVVKKVSAQLSKEGCFDLLTLEDVENNTGATLLLDANYYVDGRTHEKRLRLQGKCQLAEMPATGVSWETDDNGFIISARGKETTATYRYDSDGYPLGKTTTAKEERFTVASTPSKDPRKKMDYTAISTFNDRTLGTVRQTCDYDRHDNPLSCELQVIDESVQPPLTRHYTIKNRIDYY; translated from the coding sequence GTGAAAAGACTGTATTGGCTGATCCCGGCAGCGCTGCTGCTGACGGCGTGCGACCGCGAAAGCGCCCCGGAAGCCTTCACCCCGGAGATGGCGAGTTTTTCCAATGAGTTTGAGTTCGATCCGCTGCGCGGTCCGGTGAAGGATTTTAGCCAGACGTTACTGGACGAACACGATGTGGTGGTCAAGAAGGTGAGCGCGCAGCTGTCAAAAGAGGGATGTTTCGATCTGCTGACGCTGGAGGATGTGGAGAATAACACCGGCGCCACGCTGCTGCTGGACGCCAACTATTACGTCGATGGCCGCACCCATGAAAAGCGGCTGCGTCTGCAGGGGAAATGTCAGCTGGCGGAGATGCCCGCCACCGGCGTGAGCTGGGAAACGGATGATAACGGCTTTATTATCAGCGCCCGCGGCAAAGAGACTACCGCCACCTACCGTTACGACAGCGATGGCTATCCGCTGGGGAAAACCACCACCGCCAAAGAGGAGCGATTTACCGTCGCCTCCACGCCGTCGAAGGATCCGCGCAAGAAAATGGACTATACCGCCATCAGCACCTTCAACGACCGCACGCTGGGCACGGTGCGCCAGACCTGCGACTACGATCGCCATGACAATCCGCTGAGCTGTGAGCTGCAGGTGATCGATGAAAGCGTCCAGCCGCCGCTGACCCGTCACTACACGATTAAAAACCGCATTGATTATTACTGA
- a CDS encoding DUF1161 domain-containing protein produces MKLSLWTGAALLLCSSTVLAAPDSCERVKNDIQQKIINNGVPETAFSLAIVPNDQADQPGAQVVGHCANDTFKITYTRNSDTPAENDAQ; encoded by the coding sequence ATGAAACTATCTCTCTGGACAGGCGCCGCGCTGCTGCTGTGCTCCTCGACCGTGCTGGCGGCCCCCGACTCCTGTGAACGGGTCAAAAATGATATTCAACAGAAGATCATTAACAATGGCGTACCGGAAACGGCCTTCAGTCTAGCCATCGTGCCAAACGACCAGGCGGACCAGCCCGGCGCTCAGGTGGTGGGTCATTGCGCCAACGACACCTTCAAAATCACCTACACCCGTAACAGCGACACTCCCGCCGAAAACGACGCTCAGTAA
- the ynfE gene encoding selenate/tellurate reductase subunit YnfE has product MSNQESSGGVTRRALLKSTALGSLALAAGGLPLPFTLRSAAAAVQQAAGDNTRIVWGACSVNCGSRCALRLHVRDDEVVYVETDNTGDDRYGDHQVRACLRGRSIRRRINHPDRLNYPMKRVGKRGEGKFERISWQEALDTLADRLKRVVAQYGNEAVYINYSSGIVGGNMTRSSPSASPVARLMNCYGGSLNQYGTYSTAQIACAMPYTYGSNDGNSTSDIENSKLVVMFGNNPAETRMSGGGITWYLEQARERSNARMIVIDPRYTDTAAGREDEWIPIRPGTDAALVAGIAWVLINENLVDQPFLDKYCVGYDEKTLPAGAPENGHYKAYILGEGDDGVAKTPQWASRITGIPADRIIKLARDIGMSKPAYICQGWGPQRQANGELSARAIAMLPILTGNVGINGGNSGARESTYTITIERLPVLENPVKTAISCFTWTDAIARGPEMTATRDGVRGKEKLDVPIKFLWNYAGNTLINQHSDINKTHEILQDESKCETIVVIDNFMTSSAKYADLLLPDLMTVEQEDIIPNDYAGNMGYLIFIQPATSAKFERKPIYWISEVAKRLGDDVYQRFTEGRTQAQWLQHLYAKMVAKDPALPAYDELKRMGIYKRKDPNGHFVAYRDFRRDPEAHPLKTPSGKIEIYSSRLAEIAARWQLEKDEVISPLPVYASTFEGWDDPLRSQYPLQLFGFHYKARTHSSYGNVDVLQAACRQEVWINPLDAEKRGIKNGDLVRVFNQRGEVRLPAKVTPRIMPGVSAMGQGAWHDANMAGDRVDHGACMNTLTTHRPSPLAKGNPQHTNLVDIEKV; this is encoded by the coding sequence ATGTCGAATCAGGAATCTTCCGGCGGCGTCACCCGACGCGCGCTACTTAAATCCACAGCCCTCGGTTCTCTGGCGCTGGCCGCCGGCGGGCTTCCCCTGCCCTTTACGCTGCGCAGCGCCGCGGCGGCGGTCCAGCAGGCTGCCGGCGACAACACCCGGATTGTCTGGGGCGCCTGTTCGGTCAACTGCGGCAGCCGCTGCGCCCTGCGGCTGCACGTGCGTGATGATGAAGTGGTCTACGTGGAAACGGATAACACCGGCGACGACCGCTACGGCGATCATCAGGTCCGCGCCTGCCTGCGCGGGCGTTCGATTCGCCGACGCATCAACCACCCGGATCGCCTTAACTATCCTATGAAGCGCGTCGGCAAACGCGGAGAAGGCAAATTTGAGCGTATCAGCTGGCAGGAAGCGCTGGATACCCTTGCTGACCGTCTGAAACGCGTCGTCGCGCAATATGGCAACGAAGCCGTGTACATTAACTACTCATCAGGAATCGTCGGCGGGAACATGACCCGCTCCTCGCCTTCCGCTTCGCCGGTGGCGCGGCTGATGAACTGCTACGGCGGCTCGCTTAACCAGTACGGTACCTACAGCACCGCGCAGATCGCCTGCGCCATGCCCTACACCTACGGCAGTAACGACGGCAACAGCACCTCGGATATTGAAAACAGTAAGCTGGTGGTGATGTTCGGCAACAACCCGGCGGAAACCCGCATGAGCGGCGGCGGCATTACCTGGTATCTGGAACAGGCCCGCGAGCGCTCCAACGCGCGGATGATCGTTATCGATCCGCGCTACACCGATACCGCCGCCGGTCGCGAAGATGAGTGGATCCCCATTCGCCCCGGCACAGACGCCGCGCTGGTCGCCGGTATCGCCTGGGTGTTGATTAACGAAAATCTGGTGGATCAGCCGTTCCTTGATAAATACTGCGTCGGCTACGATGAGAAGACGCTGCCGGCCGGGGCGCCTGAGAATGGCCACTATAAAGCCTATATCCTCGGCGAGGGCGACGACGGCGTCGCCAAAACGCCGCAGTGGGCTTCGCGTATCACCGGCATCCCCGCCGATCGCATCATTAAGCTGGCGCGCGACATCGGCATGAGCAAACCGGCCTACATCTGCCAGGGCTGGGGGCCGCAGCGCCAGGCCAACGGCGAACTCTCCGCCCGGGCGATCGCCATGCTGCCGATCTTAACCGGCAACGTCGGCATCAACGGCGGCAACAGCGGCGCCCGAGAATCGACCTACACCATCACCATCGAGCGTCTGCCGGTGCTGGAAAACCCGGTGAAAACCGCCATCTCCTGCTTCACCTGGACCGACGCCATCGCTCGAGGCCCGGAGATGACCGCCACCCGCGACGGCGTGCGCGGCAAAGAGAAGCTGGATGTGCCGATCAAGTTCCTGTGGAACTACGCGGGCAATACCCTCATCAACCAGCACTCCGACATCAATAAGACCCACGAGATCCTGCAGGACGAAAGCAAGTGCGAAACCATCGTGGTCATAGACAACTTTATGACCTCGTCGGCGAAATACGCCGACCTGCTGCTGCCCGACCTGATGACCGTTGAGCAGGAAGATATTATTCCCAACGATTACGCCGGCAATATGGGCTATCTGATTTTCATCCAGCCCGCCACCTCGGCGAAGTTTGAACGCAAACCGATTTACTGGATAAGCGAAGTGGCGAAACGGCTCGGCGACGATGTCTACCAGCGTTTTACCGAGGGACGCACTCAGGCGCAGTGGCTGCAGCATCTGTACGCCAAAATGGTGGCGAAAGATCCGGCGCTGCCGGCCTACGATGAGCTGAAGCGAATGGGCATCTACAAGCGCAAGGACCCGAACGGCCACTTCGTCGCCTATCGCGACTTCCGCCGCGATCCTGAAGCGCATCCGCTCAAAACCCCGTCCGGCAAAATTGAGATCTACTCCAGCCGGCTCGCCGAAATTGCCGCCCGCTGGCAGCTGGAGAAGGACGAAGTCATCAGCCCGCTGCCGGTCTATGCCTCCACATTTGAAGGCTGGGACGATCCGCTGCGCAGCCAGTATCCGCTGCAGCTGTTTGGATTTCACTATAAGGCGCGCACCCATTCCAGCTACGGCAACGTGGACGTGCTGCAGGCCGCCTGCCGTCAGGAAGTGTGGATCAACCCGCTGGACGCGGAAAAACGCGGGATTAAAAACGGCGATCTGGTGCGGGTGTTCAACCAGCGCGGCGAAGTCCGGCTGCCGGCGAAGGTGACGCCACGCATCATGCCGGGCGTGTCGGCGATGGGCCAGGGCGCGTGGCACGACGCCAATATGGCCGGGGACCGGGTTGACCATGGCGCCTGCATGAATACCCTGACCACCCATCGCCCGTCGCCGCTGGCGAAAGGGAATCCGCAGCATACCAACCTGGTCGACATCGAGAAGGTTTAA
- a CDS encoding DMSO/selenate family reductase complex B subunit, with protein MSTQYGFFIDSARCTGCKTCELACKDYKNLTPEVSFRRIYEYAGGDWQEDNGIWQQNVFAYYLSIACNHCADPACTKVCPSGAMHKREDGFVVVDEEVCIGCRYCHMACPYGAPQYNADKGHMTKCDGCYQRVAEGKKPICVESCPLRALDFGPIAELRAKHGQLAAVAPLPSAHFTQPSIAIKPNRNARPCGDTTGYLANPKEV; from the coding sequence ATGAGCACGCAATATGGATTCTTTATCGACTCCGCTCGCTGTACCGGGTGCAAAACCTGCGAGCTGGCCTGTAAGGACTATAAGAACCTGACTCCGGAGGTCAGCTTCCGTCGCATCTATGAGTACGCCGGCGGCGACTGGCAGGAGGACAACGGCATCTGGCAGCAGAACGTGTTCGCCTATTACCTCTCCATCGCCTGTAACCACTGCGCCGATCCGGCCTGCACCAAGGTCTGCCCGAGCGGAGCGATGCACAAGCGCGAAGACGGTTTTGTGGTGGTGGATGAAGAGGTGTGCATCGGCTGCCGCTACTGTCATATGGCCTGCCCGTACGGCGCGCCGCAATACAACGCCGACAAAGGCCATATGACCAAGTGCGACGGCTGTTATCAGCGCGTCGCCGAGGGGAAAAAGCCGATCTGCGTCGAGTCCTGCCCGCTGCGGGCGCTCGATTTCGGCCCCATTGCCGAACTGCGCGCTAAGCACGGCCAGCTGGCGGCGGTGGCCCCGCTGCCCTCCGCGCACTTCACTCAGCCGAGCATCGCGATCAAACCTAACCGCAACGCCCGGCCGTGTGGCGATACCACCGGTTATCTGGCAAATCCGAAGGAGGTGTGA
- a CDS encoding DmsC/YnfH family molybdoenzyme membrane anchor subunit, translating into MGSGWQEWPLVLFTVLGQCVVGATLVSGLVWLALADQREARQRLVRSMFFIWLLMGIGFLASVMHLGSPLRAFNSLNRVGASALSNEIASGALFFVVGGFWWLLAVLEKMPAALGKVWLAIALLLGLVFVLAMTRVYQIDTVPTWYTGYTTSAFFLTVLLSGPLFAALLLRMAKVDVNVWFIAGLSVAALVISAAIIVMQSAGLGAIHSAVQQAATLLPDYGRLQALRLILLALGLGCWLCPLIRRQPPRAAGLLAGLLLVLIAECIGRGLFYGLHMTVGMAVAR; encoded by the coding sequence ATGGGAAGCGGATGGCAGGAATGGCCGCTGGTGCTGTTTACGGTACTGGGGCAATGCGTGGTCGGCGCGACCCTCGTCAGCGGTCTGGTCTGGCTGGCGCTGGCGGACCAGCGCGAAGCGCGGCAGCGGCTGGTGCGCAGCATGTTTTTTATCTGGCTGCTGATGGGGATCGGTTTTCTCGCCTCAGTGATGCATCTCGGTTCGCCGCTGCGGGCGTTTAATTCGCTGAACCGCGTCGGCGCCTCGGCGCTGAGCAACGAAATCGCCAGCGGCGCCTTGTTTTTCGTCGTGGGCGGATTCTGGTGGCTGCTGGCCGTGCTGGAAAAAATGCCGGCGGCGCTGGGGAAAGTCTGGCTGGCGATCGCCCTGCTGTTGGGGCTGGTGTTTGTGCTGGCGATGACCCGGGTTTATCAAATCGATACCGTGCCGACATGGTACACTGGCTACACCACCAGCGCCTTCTTCCTGACGGTACTCCTCAGCGGGCCGCTGTTCGCCGCCCTGCTGCTGCGAATGGCGAAAGTCGACGTTAACGTCTGGTTTATTGCCGGGCTGAGCGTGGCCGCGCTGGTCATCAGCGCCGCGATTATCGTGATGCAAAGCGCCGGGCTCGGCGCCATTCACAGCGCCGTTCAGCAGGCGGCCACCCTGCTGCCGGATTACGGCAGACTGCAGGCCTTACGTCTGATCCTGCTGGCGCTGGGACTTGGCTGCTGGCTGTGTCCGCTGATCCGCCGTCAGCCGCCGCGCGCTGCGGGGCTGTTGGCCGGTCTGTTGCTGGTCCTGATCGCGGAATGTATTGGCCGCGGCCTGTTTTATGGGCTCCATATGACCGTCGGTATGGCGGTTGCCCGTTAA
- the dmsD gene encoding Tat proofreading chaperone DmsD: MMPFPHRDAVALSARTLGALFSYAPNSPQIAPLVAAFQDGSWQQQWPFPVAAPLASGFAASVEESLPEAWQRLFIGPWALPAPPWGSVWLDKESVLFGESTLALREWMRANGIALDAERNEPEDHFGTLLLLAAWLCETEQEALFAQLLAWHLLPWSGRFLSVFVEHAAHPFYQALGQLAQATLAQWQAGLPLAVAEKPLYR, translated from the coding sequence ATGATGCCGTTCCCTCACCGCGACGCTGTCGCCTTAAGCGCCCGTACCCTGGGCGCGTTGTTCTCTTATGCGCCGAATAGCCCGCAAATCGCGCCGCTGGTGGCCGCCTTCCAGGACGGCAGCTGGCAGCAACAGTGGCCCTTCCCGGTTGCCGCCCCGCTGGCATCGGGGTTTGCCGCGTCGGTTGAAGAGTCGTTGCCGGAAGCCTGGCAGCGCCTGTTTATCGGACCGTGGGCCCTGCCGGCGCCGCCATGGGGATCCGTCTGGCTGGATAAAGAGTCGGTGCTGTTCGGCGAATCCACACTGGCCCTGCGCGAATGGATGCGCGCGAACGGCATCGCACTGGACGCCGAACGCAACGAGCCGGAAGACCATTTCGGCACCCTGCTGCTGCTGGCGGCGTGGCTGTGCGAAACGGAACAGGAGGCGCTGTTTGCCCAGCTGCTGGCCTGGCATCTGCTGCCGTGGTCCGGGCGCTTCCTGAGCGTCTTTGTCGAACATGCCGCCCACCCCTTCTACCAGGCGCTGGGCCAGCTGGCGCAGGCGACCCTGGCGCAGTGGCAGGCAGGTCTGCCCCTCGCGGTGGCGGAAAAGCCGCTCTATCGCTAA
- the clcB gene encoding voltage-gated ClC-type chloride channel ClcB codes for MHRLHPYPDVQVMFRRLLIATLIGLLAALAVALFRHAMVVLETLFLGNDSGSLVNAAQSLPAWRRLITPALGGLAAGALLWLWQRRRVARPHAATDYMEALETGDGCFDTPASLVKSLASLLVVVTGSAIGREGAMILLAALAASLFARRFTPQAEWKLWVACGAAAGMASAYHAPLAGSLFIAEILFGTLMLASLGPVVISAVIALLLTQFLNGGAAPLYHVVLQQDLSALHYGLMLATGLLAGLCGPLFIWLMEYSHRGFVRLKLAPPWQLALGGLIVGGLSLITPAVWGNGYSVVQSYLLLPPPGALLVAVFLCKLLAVLASSGSGAPGGVFTPTLFVGLAMGMLLARFGGLWLPGEQEMAMMMGLTGMAAFLAATTHAPIMSTLMICEMTGQYVLLPGLLITCVVASVLSRTLRRDSIYRHHVAEHV; via the coding sequence ATGCATCGTCTTCATCCCTATCCTGATGTGCAGGTGATGTTTCGTCGCCTGCTGATCGCCACGCTGATTGGCCTTCTCGCCGCCCTGGCGGTGGCCCTGTTTCGCCATGCCATGGTGGTGCTGGAAACGCTGTTTCTCGGTAACGACAGCGGGAGCCTGGTCAACGCCGCGCAGTCGCTGCCGGCGTGGCGACGGCTGATTACCCCGGCGCTGGGGGGACTGGCGGCAGGGGCACTTCTCTGGCTGTGGCAACGACGCCGCGTTGCCCGTCCGCACGCCGCCACCGATTATATGGAAGCCCTGGAGACCGGAGACGGTTGCTTCGATACGCCGGCAAGCCTGGTGAAGTCGCTGGCCTCGCTGCTGGTGGTGGTCACCGGCAGCGCGATTGGCCGGGAAGGCGCCATGATCCTGCTGGCCGCGCTGGCGGCCTCGCTGTTCGCCCGCCGCTTCACGCCGCAGGCCGAATGGAAACTGTGGGTCGCCTGCGGCGCCGCCGCCGGGATGGCCAGCGCCTATCATGCTCCACTGGCCGGCAGCCTGTTTATCGCTGAAATTCTGTTTGGCACGCTGATGCTGGCCTCGCTTGGGCCGGTAGTGATCTCGGCAGTGATCGCCCTGCTGCTGACCCAGTTTCTCAACGGCGGCGCCGCGCCGTTGTACCATGTCGTTCTGCAGCAGGATCTCAGCGCGCTGCACTATGGCCTGATGCTCGCCACCGGACTGCTGGCCGGACTGTGCGGGCCGCTGTTTATCTGGCTGATGGAATACAGCCACCGCGGGTTCGTCAGGCTGAAACTGGCGCCGCCGTGGCAGCTGGCGCTGGGCGGTCTGATCGTCGGCGGCTTATCGCTCATCACGCCGGCGGTGTGGGGCAACGGCTACAGCGTGGTGCAAAGCTATCTGCTGCTGCCGCCGCCCGGCGCGCTGCTGGTGGCGGTATTCCTGTGCAAACTGCTGGCAGTGCTGGCCAGCAGTGGCTCCGGCGCGCCGGGCGGGGTGTTTACCCCCACGCTGTTTGTCGGCCTGGCGATGGGCATGCTATTGGCCCGCTTTGGCGGGCTGTGGCTACCGGGGGAGCAGGAGATGGCTATGATGATGGGACTGACCGGCATGGCGGCCTTTCTTGCCGCCACTACCCATGCGCCAATCATGTCGACTCTGATGATTTGTGAGATGACCGGGCAGTATGTGCTGCTGCCCGGCCTGCTGATCACCTGCGTGGTGGCGTCGGTGCTGTCGCGGACGTTACGCCGGGATTCGATCTATCGCCATCACGTTGCCGAGCATGTCTAA
- the bioD gene encoding dethiobiotin synthase codes for MFKRFFITGTDTSVGKTVVSRALLQALAARGKSVAGYKPVAKGSKETPDGLRNKDALVLQSVSTLALPYEAVNPIALSEDESSVAHSCPINYGLLSDGLQRLAGQVEHVVVEGTGGWRSLMNDLRPLSEWVVQEQLPVLMVVGIQEGCINHALLTAQAIANDGLPLIGWVANRINPGLAHYAEIIDVLSKKLPAPLIGELPYLPRAEQRELSRYVDLDMLGNVMAIDRIPA; via the coding sequence ATGTTTAAGCGTTTCTTTATTACAGGTACAGACACCTCTGTCGGGAAGACAGTGGTTTCCCGTGCGCTGTTGCAGGCACTTGCTGCCAGAGGCAAAAGCGTGGCCGGGTACAAGCCTGTGGCGAAGGGCAGCAAAGAGACGCCGGACGGTTTGCGTAATAAAGACGCGCTGGTGCTGCAGAGCGTCTCCACGCTGGCGTTACCCTATGAGGCTGTCAATCCCATCGCCTTAAGCGAAGACGAAAGCAGCGTGGCGCACAGCTGCCCGATCAACTACGGTTTGCTGTCGGATGGTTTGCAGCGGCTGGCCGGGCAGGTTGAACACGTGGTGGTTGAAGGCACCGGCGGCTGGCGCAGCCTGATGAACGACCTGCGACCGCTCTCCGAATGGGTGGTACAGGAGCAGCTCCCGGTGCTGATGGTGGTGGGGATCCAGGAAGGGTGCATCAACCATGCGCTGCTGACGGCCCAGGCGATCGCCAATGACGGGCTGCCGCTGATCGGCTGGGTGGCCAACCGCATCAACCCCGGTCTGGCGCACTACGCCGAAATCATCGATGTGCTCAGCAAAAAGCTGCCGGCGCCGCTCATTGGCGAGCTGCCGTATCTGCCGCGCGCCGAACAGCGTGAGCTAAGCCGCTACGTCGACTTAGACATGCTCGGCAACGTGATGGCGATAGATCGAATCCCGGCGTAA